The Hevea brasiliensis isolate MT/VB/25A 57/8 chromosome 1, ASM3005281v1, whole genome shotgun sequence genome has a window encoding:
- the LOC110656405 gene encoding amidophosphoribosyltransferase, chloroplastic encodes MAASSTTNLSLPKSQIPLKAPLSLLAKTLHKPSLLPRQPSSVSHTVAFSAKNPISHVISANENYPDDSSFSFNFDDDDKPREECGVVGIYGDPEASRLCYLALHALQHRGQEGAGIVAVNNKVLQSVTGVGLVSDVFNESKLDQLPGDLAIGHVRYSTAGSSMLKNVQPFVAGYRFGSVGVAHNGNLVNYRKLRAALEDNGSIFNTSSDTEVVLHLIAISKARPFFLRIVDACEKLEGAYSMVFVTEDKLVAVRDPFGFRPLVMGRRSNGAIVFASETCALDLIEATYEREVNPGEVLVVDKEGIQSLCLIPHPEPKQCIFEHIYFALPNSEVFGRSVYESRYLFGEILATEAPVDCDVVIAVPDSGVVAALGYAAKAGVPFQQGLIRSHYVGRTFIEPSQKIRDFGVKLKLSPVRGVLEGKRVVVVDDSIVRGTTSSKIVRLIKEAGAKEVHMRIASPPIIASCYYGVDTPSSEELISNRMTVEEIREFIGCDSLAFLPLDRLKNLLGDDSPNYCYACFSGRYPVQPKEVKVKRVGDFMDDGLNGSIESIDGGWVQGPLSHDMEKVSEVRKLSSLS; translated from the coding sequence ATGGCCGCCTCTTCTACTACCAATCTCTCTCTTCCCAAGTCTCAAATTCCTCTCAAAGCCCCTCTCTCCCTCCTCGCCAAAACCCTTCATAAACCCTCTCTTTTACCTCGCCAACCCTCCTCCGTCTCTCACACCGTTGCTTTCTCTGCCAAGAACCCCATCTCTCATGTTATCTCCGCAAACGAAAACTACCCAGAtgattcttctttttcttttaattttgatgATGACGATAAGCCCCGTGAAGAGTGTGGTGTTGTGGGTATCTATGGCGACCCAGAAGCTTCTCGTCTTTGCTATTTAGCTCTTCATGCTTTGCAGCATCGAGGCCAAGAAGGTGCTGGTATTGTTGCTGTTAATAATAAAGTACTGCAATCCGTTACTGGTGTTGGGTTAGTCTCTGATGTCTTTAACGAATCAAAGCTTGACCAATTACCTGGTGATTTAGCTATAGGTCATGTCAGGTATTCTACTGCTGGGTCTTCTATGCTTAAAAATGTTCAACCTTTTGTTGCTGGGTATCGCTTTGGGTCTGTTGGGGTTGCCCACAATGGGAATTTAGTCAATTATAGGAAATTGAGGGCTGCCCTTGAGGATAATGGTTCGATTTTTAATACTAGTTCTGATACTGAGGTTGTTTTGCATTTGATTGCAATTTCCAAGGCTAGGCCTTTCTTTCTGAGGATTGTTGATGCATGCGAAAAGTTAGAAGGAGCCTACTCTATGGTGTTTGTAACAGAGGATAAGTTAGTTGCGGTGAGGGATCCTTTTGGGTTTAGGCCTTTGGTTATGGGAAGGAGGAGTAATGGTGCTATTGTGTTTGCTTCTGAGACTTGTGCTCTTGATTTGATTGAAGCTACGTACGAGAGAGAGGTTAATCCTGGGGAGGTTTTGGTGGTGGATAAAGAAGGGATTCAATCGCTTTGCCTAATACCCCATCCTGAACCAAAGCAATGTATATTTGAGCATATTTACTTTGCTTTGCCCAATTCAGAAGTATTTGGTCGGTCTGTTTATGAGTCGAGGTATCTTTTTGGTGAAATACTTGCTACTGAGGCTCCTGTTGATTGTGATGTTGTAATTGCGGTCCCAGATTCAGGGGTGGTGGCTGCACTTGGTTATGCAGCCAAAGCAGGCGTGCCATTTCAGCAAGGATTGATAAGGTCACACTATGTGGGAAGGACTTTCATTGAGCCATCACAGAAGATTAGGGACTTTGGTGTTAAGCTTAAGCTATCCCCTGTGAGGGGCGTATTGGAGGGGAAAAGAGTTGTGGTTGTGGATGATTCAATTGTAAGAGGAACTACCTCATCAAAAATTGTTAGATTGATTAAGGAGGCTGGCGCTAAGGAGGTTCATATGAGGATTGCTAGCCCTCCAATTATTGCTTCTTGTTATTATGGAGTAGATACACCAAGTTCGGAGGAGTTGATATCTAACCGGATGACTGTGGAGGAAATCAGGGAGTTTATTGGGTGTGATTCACTTGCCTTTCTACCATTGGATAGATTGAAGAACTTGTTGGGAGATGATTCTCCAAATTATTGTTATGCTTGCTTCTCTGGTAGGTACCCAGTCCAGCCAAAGGAAGTTAAAGTGAAAAGGGTTGGTGACTTTATGGATGATGGGTTGAACGGAAGTATTGAGTCCATTGATGGGGGCTGGGTTCAAGGACCTCTAAGTCATGATATGGAGAAAGTTAGCGAAGTCCGGAAGTTGTCATCCCTGTCATGA